From a single Triplophysa rosa linkage group LG1, Trosa_1v2, whole genome shotgun sequence genomic region:
- the LOC130558608 gene encoding delta-type opioid receptor-like isoform X1 translates to MDINVMEIMKEKCQSTVDDCGLNASLAADARNATLGGGLTYEGMSPLILVITAVYSMVFVVGLVGNCLVMYVIIRYTKMKTATNIYIFNLALADALVTTTMPFQSADYLLNSWPFGEVVCKVFISIDYYNMFTSIFTLTMMSVDRYVAVCHPIKALDFRTPLNAKGINVGIWMLSSAAGIPAMVLGGTQTNNGTAECTLQFPDPYEYWDTVMKICVFAFGFVAPVLIISVCYSLMLLRLRSVRLLSGSREKDRNLRRITRLVLVVVAAFIICWTPIHIFILLRALVAVPETTAVMAAYFLCVALGYTNSSLNPILYAFLDENFKRCFKDFCLPVRGRAGGMGVSGGRVTASREAPELAESPPRTAKPA, encoded by the exons ATGGATATAAACGTGATGGAAATAATGAAAGAGAAGTGTCAGTCCACAGTGGATGACTGCGGACTCAACGCGTCTCTGGCGGCTGACGCGCGAAACGCGACGCTTGGTGGTGGTTTGACGTATGAGGGCATGTCGCCGTTGATACTGGTAATCACGGCGGTTTACTCAATGGTGTTCGTCGTGGGTCTCGTCGGGAACTGTCTCGTCATGTATGTCATTATCAG GTACACCAAGATGAAGACAGCCACTAACATCTACATCTTTAACCTGGCGTTAGCCGATGCGTTGGTCACCACCACGATGCCCTTTCAGAGCGCCGACTACCTGCTCAACTCGTGGCCCTTCGGTGAAGTCGTGTGTAAGGTCTTCATCTCCATCGACTACTACAACATGTTCACCAGCATCTTCACTCTCACCATGATGAGCGTCGATCGCTACGTGGCCGTGTGTCATCCGATTAAAGCGCTGGATTTCCGCACGCCGCTCAACGCCAAGGGCATCAACGTGGGAATATGGATGCTGTCGTCAGCCGCGGGGATTCCGGCCATGGTGCTGGGAGGGACGCAGACTAACAATG GCACCGCTGAATGCACGTTGCAGTTCCCCGATCCGTACGAATACTGGGACACCGTGATGAAGATCTGCGTCTTCGCCTTTGGCTTCGTGGCGCCCGTCCTCATCATCAGCGTCTGCTACTCGCTCATGCTCCTGCGCCTGCGCAGCGTCCGCCTGCTCTCCGGCTCTCGAGAGAAAGACCGCAACCTCCGCCGCATCACTCGGCTCGTCCTGGTGGTGGTGGCGGCTTTCATTATTTGCTGGACGCCCATTCACATCTTCATCCTGCTCAGAGCGCTGGTGGCCGTTCCGGAGACGACAGCTGTCATGGCTGCCTACTTTCTGTGTGTGGCGCTGGGTTACACCAACAGCAGCCTCAATCCCATCCTTTACGCCTTCTTGGACGAGAACTTCAAGAGATGTTTCAAAGACTTCTGTCTGCCGGTCAGGGGACGAGCCGGAGGTATGGGGGTGAGCGGAGGAAGGGTTACGGCATCCAGGGAAGCCCCCGAGCTTGCGGAGAGCCCACCCAGGACAGCAAAGCCGGCATGA
- the LOC130558608 gene encoding delta-type opioid receptor-like isoform X2 — protein sequence MACTNRRYTKMKTATNIYIFNLALADALVTTTMPFQSADYLLNSWPFGEVVCKVFISIDYYNMFTSIFTLTMMSVDRYVAVCHPIKALDFRTPLNAKGINVGIWMLSSAAGIPAMVLGGTQTNNGTAECTLQFPDPYEYWDTVMKICVFAFGFVAPVLIISVCYSLMLLRLRSVRLLSGSREKDRNLRRITRLVLVVVAAFIICWTPIHIFILLRALVAVPETTAVMAAYFLCVALGYTNSSLNPILYAFLDENFKRCFKDFCLPVRGRAGGMGVSGGRVTASREAPELAESPPRTAKPA from the exons ATGGCCTGTACCAATCGCAg GTACACCAAGATGAAGACAGCCACTAACATCTACATCTTTAACCTGGCGTTAGCCGATGCGTTGGTCACCACCACGATGCCCTTTCAGAGCGCCGACTACCTGCTCAACTCGTGGCCCTTCGGTGAAGTCGTGTGTAAGGTCTTCATCTCCATCGACTACTACAACATGTTCACCAGCATCTTCACTCTCACCATGATGAGCGTCGATCGCTACGTGGCCGTGTGTCATCCGATTAAAGCGCTGGATTTCCGCACGCCGCTCAACGCCAAGGGCATCAACGTGGGAATATGGATGCTGTCGTCAGCCGCGGGGATTCCGGCCATGGTGCTGGGAGGGACGCAGACTAACAATG GCACCGCTGAATGCACGTTGCAGTTCCCCGATCCGTACGAATACTGGGACACCGTGATGAAGATCTGCGTCTTCGCCTTTGGCTTCGTGGCGCCCGTCCTCATCATCAGCGTCTGCTACTCGCTCATGCTCCTGCGCCTGCGCAGCGTCCGCCTGCTCTCCGGCTCTCGAGAGAAAGACCGCAACCTCCGCCGCATCACTCGGCTCGTCCTGGTGGTGGTGGCGGCTTTCATTATTTGCTGGACGCCCATTCACATCTTCATCCTGCTCAGAGCGCTGGTGGCCGTTCCGGAGACGACAGCTGTCATGGCTGCCTACTTTCTGTGTGTGGCGCTGGGTTACACCAACAGCAGCCTCAATCCCATCCTTTACGCCTTCTTGGACGAGAACTTCAAGAGATGTTTCAAAGACTTCTGTCTGCCGGTCAGGGGACGAGCCGGAGGTATGGGGGTGAGCGGAGGAAGGGTTACGGCATCCAGGGAAGCCCCCGAGCTTGCGGAGAGCCCACCCAGGACAGCAAAGCCGGCATGA